One window of the Benincasa hispida cultivar B227 chromosome 3, ASM972705v1, whole genome shotgun sequence genome contains the following:
- the LOC120074613 gene encoding protein trichome birefringence-like 38: MGFRFRALSLLLSQALFIFSLETAKAEDFYNISNVGSSKQARRCNLFEGKWVFNPSLPLYEFSSCPFIDPEFNCQKYGRPDRSYLKYTWKPNLCDLPRFDGLELLRKWRGKKIMFVGDSLSLNMWQSLTCMIQSSAPRAKTSIVRRESLSTVIFQEYGVSLLLHRTPYLVDVVKERIGRVLKLDSIEGGSVWKGMDVLIFNSWHWWTHKGRSQPWDYVQVGNTVKKDMDRLEAFYQGLTTWARWVEMNVDPSKTRVIFQGISPTHYEGKDWNQPRRSCNGESVPLSGSLYPAGTPPAAEIVKRVLSRMRKPIFLLDITTLSQLRKDAHPSTYSGEHGTDCSHWCLPGLPDTWNELLYAAFTM; the protein is encoded by the exons ATGGGTTTTCGATTCAGAGCTCTATCCCTCCTACTTTCACAAGCTCTATTTATCTTTTCACTAGAGACAGCAAAAGCTGAAGATTTCTACAACATAAGCAATGTGGGAAGTAGTAAGCAAGCGAGGAGGTGCAATTTGTTTGAAGGAAAATGGGTTTTTAATCCTTCTTTACCTCTTTATGAATTTTCAAGCTGTCCCTTCATAGACCCTGAGTTTAACTGCCAAAAGTATGGTAGACCAGATCGATCCTACCTCAAGTACACTTGGAAACCTAACCTCTGTGATCTTCCAAG GTTTGACGGGTTGGAGCTTCTGAGGAAGTGGAGAGGGAAGAAGATAATGTTTGTAGGCGACTCATTGAGTCTTAACATGTGGCAGTCCTTAACATGTATGATTCAATCGTCGGCACCAAGAGCCAAAACCTCCATCGTCAGGAGGGAGTCACTCTCTACTGTGATTTTCCAG GAGTATGGAGTAAGCTTGCTTCTTCACAGGACGCCCTACCTTGTAGACGTAGTGAAAGAGAGGATTGGAAGAGTCCTAAAGCTTGATTCCATTGAAGGAGGCAGTGTGTGGAAGGGAATGGATGTGCTCATATTCAATTCCTGGCACTGGTGGACCCACAAAGGAAGATCCCAGCC GTGGGATTATGTGCAAGTAGGAAATACAGTGAAGAAAGATATGGACCGTCTAGAGGCATTCTATCAAGGGTTGACCACCTGGGCGAGATGGGTGGAAATGAATGTTGATCCCAGTAAAACCAGGGTTATTTTCCAGGGAATCTCCCCCACTCATTATGA GGGAAAGGATTGGAACCAACCAAGGAGGAGTTGCAATGGCGAAAGTGTACCACTCTCGGGGTCACTGTATCCAGCAGGGACACCACCCGCGGCAGAAATTGTGAAGAGAGTGCTGAGTAGAATGAGGAAGCCAATTTTCTTGCTGGACATCACAACGTTGTCACAACTGCGGAAAGATGCTCATCCCTCTACTTACAGCGGCGAGCACGGGACAGATTGCAGCCATTGGTGCCTTCCTGGTTTGCCCGACACTTGGAACGAGCTTCTCTATGCAGCTTTCACCATGTGA